In one Oncorhynchus keta strain PuntledgeMale-10-30-2019 unplaced genomic scaffold, Oket_V2 Un_contig_448_pilon_pilon, whole genome shotgun sequence genomic region, the following are encoded:
- the LOC127924719 gene encoding mucin-5AC-like has translation MDMKPLMILLLLAAVTTTALAPAGTTTSSAAAVTTTRPAAAVTTTAPAAAVTTTAPAAAVTTTAPAAAVTTTAPAAAVTTTAPAVAGTTTRPAAAVTTTAPAVAGTTTRPAAAVATTAPAAAVTTTTTPAAALTTTAPAAAVTTTAPAVAGTTTRPAAAVTTTAPAVAGTTTRPAAAVTTTAPAAAVTTTAPAAAGTTTAPAAAGTTRSPAAAVTTTAPAAAVTTTRPAAAVTNTAPSAAGTTTSPAADATTTAPAAAGCNTSPAAAGTTTAPAAAGTTTSPAADATTTAPAAAGCNTSPAAAGTTTAPSAAVTTTAPAAAGTTTAPAAAGTTTSPAAAVTTTAPAAAGTTTSPAAAGTTTSPAAAVTTTAPAAAGTTPAPAAAGTTTSPAAPVTTTRPAAAVTTTRPAAAVTTTRPAAAVTSTRPTAAVTTTPPSAAVTTTALAPAGTTTSPAAAVTTTRPAAAVTTTAPAAAVTTTAPAAAVTTTAPAAAVTTTALAPAGTTTSPAAAVTTTRPAAAVTTTAPAAAVTTTAPAAAVTTTAPAAAVTTTAPAAAVTTTAPAAAVTTTTTPAAALTTTAPAAAVTTTAPAAAVTTTAPAAAVTTTAPAAAVTTTTPAAAGTTTRPSAAGTTTAPSAAGTTTAPAAAGTTTAPAAAVTTTTPAAAVTTTAPAAAVTTTAPAAAVTTPAAAHHHRPCSSCHYHRTCSSCHHHYHPCSSSHHHRTCSSCHHHYHPCSSSHHHRPCSSCHQHPSCSSCHHYRPCSSSHHHPSCSSSHHYRPCSSSHHHPSCSSSHHHPSCSSCHHYRTCSSYHHYRPCSSCYHHRPCSSCHHQSCSSCHHYRPCSSCHHHPSCSSCHHLRTCSSWCHHRPCSSWHHHCPCVAGTTTSPAAAGTTTAPAAAVTTTHPAAAVTTSAPAAAGNTTATVTTTRPAEAVTTTAPTVAGTTTAPSAAGTTTSPAADGTTPAPAADGTTPAPAAPPLQHMIPPPPLRSWYHHLPCCRWYHHRTCSSCHHHPSCSSCHHLRTCSSWYHHRPCSSWYHHHPCHHHPSCSSCHHYRPCSSWYQLLPCSSWHHHCPCVAGTTTSPAAAGTATTPAAAGTSTSPAADGTTTAPAAAGTTTPAAAGANTSPAAAVTTTHPAASVTNTAPAAAGTTTAPA, from the exons ATGGATATGAAGCCTCTGATGATTCTCCTCCTGCTAGCAG ctgtcaccaccaccgcccttgcaccagctggtaccaccaccagttctgcagcagctgtcaccaccacccgtcctgcagcagctgtcaccaccaccgcacctgcagcagctgtcactacCACCgcacctgcagcagctgtcactacCACCgcacctgcagcagctgtcactacCACCgcacctgcagcagctgtcactacCACCGCACCTGCAGTAGCTGGTACCACCAcccgtcctgcagcagctgtcaccaccactgcGCCTGCAGTAGCTGGTACCACCAcccgtcctgcagcagctgtcgcTACCACCgcacctgcagcagctgtcactaccactaccacccctgCAGCAGCTCTCACCACCACCgcacctgcagcagctgtcactacCACTGCGCCTGCAGTAGCTGGTACCACCAcccgtcctgcagcagctgtcaccaccactgcGCCTGCAGTAGCTGGTACCACCAcccgtcctgcagcagctgtcaccactaccgcccctgcagcagctgtcaccactaccgcccctgcagcagctggtaccaccaccgcccctgcagcagctggtaccaccagatcccctgcagcagctgtaaccaccaccgcccctgcagcagctgtcaccactacccgtcctgcagcagctgttACCAACACCGCTCCTTCAGCAGCTGGTACAACCACCAGTCCTGCAGCAGATGCCACCactaccgcccctgcagcagctggttgCAACAcctcccctgcagcagctggtaccaccaccgcccctgcagcagctggtacaACCACCAGTCCTGCAGCAGATGCCACCactaccgcccctgcagcagctggttgCAACAcctcccctgcagcagctggtaccaccaccgccccttcagcagctgtcaccaccaccgcccctgcagcagctggtaccaccaccgcccctgcagcagctggtaccaccaccagtcctgcagcagctgtcaccacaaccgcccctgcagcagctggtaccaccaccagtcctgcagcagctggtaccaccaccagtcctgcagcagctgtcaccaccactgccccagcagcagctggtaccacccccgcccctgcagcagctggtaccaccaccagTCCTGCAGCACCTGTCACCACCAcccgtcctgcagcagctgtcaccaccacccgtcctgcagcagctgtcaccaccacccgtcctgcagcagctgtcacctcCACCCGTCctacagcagctgtcaccacGACCCCCCCatcagcagctgtcaccaccaccgcccttgcaccagctggtaccaccaccagtcctgcagcagctgtcaccaccacccgtcctgcagcagctgtcaccaccaccgcacctgcagcagctgtcactacCACCgcacctgcagcagctgtcactacCACCgcacctgcagcagctgtcactacCACCGCCCTTGCaccagctggtaccaccaccagtcctgcagcagctgtcaccaccacccgtcctgcagcagctgtcaccaccaccgcacctgcagcagctgtcactacCACCgcacctgcagcagctgtcactacCACCgcacctgcagcagctgtcactacCACCgcacctgcagcagctgtcactacCACCgcacctgcagcagctgtcaccaccactaccacccctgCAGCAGCTCTCACCACTActgcccctgcagcagctgtcaccactaccgcccctgcagcagctgtcaccaccaccgccccagcagcagctgtcaccaccactgctcctgcagcagctgtcaccacaaccacccctgcagcagctggtaccaccacccgTCCGTCAGCAGCTGGCACTACTACAGCACCttcagcagctggtaccaccaccgcccctgcagcagctggtaccaccaccgcccctgcagcagctgtaaccaccaccacccctgcagcagctgtcactacCACCgcacctgcagcagctgtcactacCACCgcacctgcagcagctgtcaccacccctgcagcagctcaccaccaccgcccctgcagcagctgtcactacCACCgcacctgcagcagctgtcaccaccactaccacccctgCAGCAGCTCTCACCACCACCgcacctgcagcagctgtcaccaccactaccacccctgcagcagctctcatcaccaccgcccctgcagcagctgtcaccaacacccgtcctgcagcagctgtcaccactaccgcccctgcagcagctctcaccaccacccgtcctgcagcagctctcaccactaccgcccctgcagcagctctCACCACCACCCGTCCTGCAGCAGCTCTCACCACCACCCGTCCTGTagcagctgtcaccactaccGCACCTGCAGCAGCTATCACCactaccgcccctgcagcagctgttaccaccaccgcccctgcagcagctgtcaccaccagtcctgtagcagctgtcaccactaccgcccctgcagcagctgtcaccaccacccgtcctgcagcagctgtcaccacctccgcacctgcagcagctggtgccaccaccgcccctgcagcagctggcacCACCACTGCCCCTGCGTAGCTGGTACCACCACCTCCCCTGctgcagctggtaccaccaccgcccctgcagcagctgtcaccaccacccatcctgcagcagctgtcaccacttccgcccctgcagcagctggtaacACCACTGCCACTGTCACCACCACCCGTCCTGCAGAAGCTGTCACCACTACCGCCCCTACAGTAGCTGGTACCACCACCGCGCCttcagcagctggtaccaccacctcCCCTGCAGCAGATGGTACCACCCCCGCCCCTGCAGCAGATGGTACCACCCCCGCCCCTGCAGCACCACCCCTGCAGCACATGATCCCACCACCGCCCCTGCGTAGCTGGTACCACCACCTCCCCTGCTGCAGATGGTACCACCACCgcacctgcagcagctgtcaccaccacccgtcctgcagcagctgtcaccacctccgcacctgcagcagctggtaccaccaccgcccctgcagcagctggtaccaccaccacccctgtcaccaccacccgtcctgcagcagctgtcaccactaccGCCCCTGCAGTAGCTGGTACCAACTcctcccctgcagcagctggcacCACCACTGCCCCTGCGTAGCTGGTACCACCACCTCCCCTGCTGCAGCTGGTACCGCCACCAcacctgcagcagctggtaccagCACCTCCCCTGCAGCAGATGGTACCACCACCGCCCcagcagcagctggtaccaccacccctgcagcagctggtgcAAACACCAGTCCTGCAGCAGCAGTCACCACGACCCATCCTGCAGCATCTGTCACCAATACCGCCCCTGctgcagctggtaccaccaccgcccctgcgtAG
- the LOC127924713 gene encoding integumentary mucin C.1-like yields PAAAGTTTVPAAAFTTTAPAAAGTTTSPAAAVTTTRPAAAVTTTAPAAAGSTTTTAAAGTTTALAAAGTTTSPAAAGTTTAPAAAGTTTAPAAAFTTTAPAAAGTTTSPAAAVTTTRLAAAGTTTAPAAAGTTTAPAAAGTTTAPAAAFTTTAPAAAGTTTSPAAAVTTTRPAAAVTTTSPAAAGTTTALAAAGTTNAPAAAGTTTAPAAAGTNTFPAAAGTTTAPAAAGTTTRPAAAVTTTFPSAAVTTTAPAVAATNTSLAAAGTTTAPAAAFTTTAPAAAGTTTSPAAAVTTTRPAAAVTATSPAAAGTT; encoded by the coding sequence cctgcagcagctggtaccaccactgTCCCTGCAGCAGCtttcaccaccaccgcccctgcagcagctggtaccactaccagtcctgcagcagctgtcaccaccacccgtcctgcagcagctgtcaccactaccgcccctgcagcagctggtagcACCACCACCACTGCAGCAGCTGGTACAACCACCGCCCttgcagcagctggtaccaccacctcccctgcagcagctggtaccaccaccgcccctgcagcagctggtaccaccaccgcccctgcagcagctttcaccaccaccgcccctgcagcagctggtaccactaccagtcctgcagcagctgtcaccaccacccgtcttgcagcagctggtaccaccaccgcccctgcagcagctggtaccaccaccgcccctgcagcagctggtaccaccaccgcccctgcagcagctttcaccaccaccgcccctgcagcagctggtaccactaccagtcctgcagcagctgtcaccaccacccgtcctgcagcagctgttACCACTAcctcccctgcagcagctggtaccaccaccgcccttgcagcagctggtaccaccaacGCCCCTGctgcagctggtaccaccacggCTCCAGCAGCAGCTGGTACCAACACCttccctgcagcagctggtaccaccacggCCCCAGCAGCAGCTGGCACCACCAcccgtcctgcagcagctgtcaccactaccTTTCCttcagcagctgtcaccactaccGCCCCTGCAGTAGCTGCTACCAACACCTCCCttgcagcagctggtaccaccaccgcccctgcagcagctttcaccaccaccgcccctgcagcagctggtaccactaccagtcctgcagcagctgtcaccaccacccgtcctgcagcagctgtcaccgctacctcccctgcagcagctggtaccacc